A section of the Candidatus Goldiibacteriota bacterium genome encodes:
- a CDS encoding KpsF/GutQ family sugar-phosphate isomerase, with product MNIIKEANKVLAMEAKEILSAKKRLGKDFIKAVEVLSACKGKVVVSGIGKSGLVGQKISATMASMGTPAVFLHPVEAAHGDMGIFMKGDVVIMLSQSGETEEVINILPALGRLNIPIIAITGKKNSSLAKSAVCVLSSFVEEEACPLNLAPTCSTTVQLALGDALAVVLLNMKNFKKEDFAMLHPGGSLGKKLVLKVKDIMHFGESIPAIDEKALLKDGLLVMTAGRFGCVAVTGVKGKLAGIFTDGDLRRLLEKQANPFMMKMSEVMVRNPKIISEEDLVMKALAVMEEKSITVLLAVSKDGKPAGIIHLHDILKSGVV from the coding sequence ATGAATATAATTAAAGAAGCGAACAAAGTGCTGGCAATGGAAGCCAAAGAGATACTGTCGGCCAAGAAAAGGCTTGGAAAAGATTTCATAAAAGCGGTTGAAGTATTAAGCGCGTGTAAAGGCAAGGTGGTGGTATCCGGAATAGGAAAGTCCGGCCTTGTGGGGCAGAAAATATCCGCGACAATGGCCTCTATGGGCACGCCCGCTGTTTTTCTTCATCCGGTGGAAGCCGCGCACGGGGATATGGGTATTTTTATGAAAGGCGATGTTGTCATAATGCTGTCGCAGAGCGGCGAAACAGAAGAGGTAATAAACATTCTTCCCGCTTTAGGCAGGCTTAATATTCCAATAATTGCGATTACCGGCAAGAAGAATTCTTCGCTTGCAAAATCAGCCGTATGCGTGCTTAGTTCCTTTGTTGAAGAAGAAGCATGCCCGCTTAACCTTGCGCCCACCTGTTCCACTACGGTGCAGCTTGCCCTTGGCGACGCGCTTGCGGTAGTGCTGTTAAATATGAAGAATTTTAAAAAAGAAGATTTTGCCATGCTTCATCCGGGCGGCTCGCTTGGAAAAAAACTTGTGCTTAAGGTAAAAGATATAATGCATTTCGGGGAAAGTATCCCGGCAATTGATGAAAAAGCCTTATTAAAAGACGGGCTGCTTGTAATGACAGCGGGAAGGTTTGGCTGTGTGGCTGTTACCGGCGTAAAAGGAAAACTTGCCGGCATATTTACAGACGGCGATTTAAGGCGCCTTCTGGAAAAACAGGCCAACCCGTTTATGATGAAAATGTCTGAAGTTATGGTTAGAAACCCAAAAATTATATCCGAAGAAGACCTTGTAATGAAAGCCCTTGCGGTGATGGAAGAAAAATCAATTACAGTCCTGCTTGCGGTGTCAAAGGACGGTAAACCGGCCGGTATTATTCACCTTCATGACATATTAAAGTCAGGGGTTGTTTAA
- a CDS encoding HAD hydrolase family protein — MASVNKKLSNIKLVCLDVDGVLTNGGIIIGSDGTEFKQYNVKDGTGISLGRHAGLQFAIISGRHSEAIEIRAKELKIQHVYQGALNKLAPYQDIMKRLKLDDAQVCFIGDEIIDIPVMRRCGFAAAPADSADEAKKEADYVCKKNGGRGCVREVIDMVLKARGLWDAAVKGYLNDEDEAKGI; from the coding sequence GTGGCATCTGTAAATAAAAAACTGTCAAACATAAAGCTTGTCTGCCTTGATGTGGACGGCGTGCTGACAAACGGCGGTATAATAATCGGGAGTGATGGAACAGAATTTAAGCAGTATAACGTAAAGGACGGCACGGGGATTTCACTTGGCCGCCACGCGGGGCTGCAGTTTGCCATAATCAGCGGCAGGCATTCAGAGGCCATAGAAATAAGGGCGAAAGAATTAAAAATACAGCATGTATATCAGGGAGCGCTGAACAAGCTTGCCCCGTATCAGGATATTATGAAAAGACTTAAACTGGACGATGCGCAAGTGTGTTTCATCGGCGATGAAATAATTGATATACCTGTAATGCGCCGCTGCGGCTTTGCCGCGGCGCCCGCGGATTCGGCGGACGAGGCAAAAAAAGAAGCGGATTATGTCTGCAAAAAAAACGGCGGGCGCGGCTGCGTAAGGGAAGTAATTGATATGGTTCTTAAAGCGCGCGGCCTTTGGGACGCGGCGGTAAAAGGGTATCTTAACGATGAAGATGAAGCTAAAGGCATTTAG
- a CDS encoding lysophospholipid acyltransferase family protein has product MKMKLKAFRNFLLYLFIQTARFVVFFIPWRIGTKACEYFAFFVFLFLVKDRRTLKRNLDIVYGDRMPQKEKRALENRNIRNYGRGFFEFLKFTVWPAYKIKDMVKETHGLEYFNEAKDTKKGVIVVTLHLSNWELLAHFAALNGNIAGAAAKRMFDPLIESAVNSARTKTGVKIFLKDDDIRSMIKYLRQGMIFGILSDQDTSVESVYVPFLGVMAKTPAGPAVLAKKLGLKLMTVCIFRRRDNYYGIQINKPIETEGKTTEQLAEEYNRELSEFIFKYPEQWVWVHRRFRMTAEKSMEEKGIKL; this is encoded by the coding sequence ATGAAGATGAAGCTAAAGGCATTTAGAAATTTTCTGCTTTATCTTTTTATACAGACCGCAAGGTTTGTTGTGTTTTTTATCCCCTGGAGGATTGGCACTAAAGCCTGCGAGTATTTTGCGTTTTTTGTTTTTTTATTTCTTGTTAAAGACAGGCGCACGCTTAAACGCAACCTTGATATAGTCTATGGGGACAGGATGCCGCAGAAAGAAAAGAGAGCGCTGGAAAACCGAAACATCCGTAATTACGGAAGGGGCTTTTTTGAGTTTTTAAAGTTTACCGTGTGGCCCGCGTATAAAATAAAAGATATGGTAAAAGAGACGCACGGGCTGGAATATTTTAACGAAGCCAAAGATACAAAAAAAGGCGTAATTGTTGTGACGCTTCACCTGTCCAATTGGGAATTGCTGGCGCATTTTGCCGCTTTAAACGGCAACATAGCGGGGGCCGCGGCAAAGCGGATGTTTGACCCCCTGATTGAATCTGCCGTGAATTCGGCAAGGACAAAAACAGGGGTAAAGATATTTTTAAAAGATGACGACATACGCTCCATGATAAAATATTTAAGGCAGGGAATGATATTCGGGATACTGTCAGACCAGGATACAAGCGTAGAAAGCGTATATGTCCCGTTTTTGGGTGTAATGGCAAAGACTCCGGCAGGGCCCGCGGTGCTTGCTAAAAAGCTTGGGCTGAAACTGATGACGGTTTGTATCTTCAGAAGGCGCGATAATTACTATGGAATACAGATTAATAAGCCGATAGAAACTGAAGGTAAAACAACAGAGCAGCTGGCTGAAGAATATAACAGGGAACTTTCGGAATTTATTTTTAAGTACCCGGAACAGTGGGTCTGGGTGCACAGAAGATTCAGAATGACCGCGGAAAAATCCATGGAAGAAAAAGGTATAAAACTATGA
- the lptC gene encoding LPS export ABC transporter periplasmic protein LptC: MKKITAALALALMLVLLPGCGREKKIKPNLPLGDKADSVPNFVMENFTLKSASKGEVKWEVNAKGAQIFELKKKAYAQGFVMNYLDEANSKTVLYGDRAIINTDTNFMEITGNVKAVSGDGAVIETQKLFWDDSLKKMYTEEAVKVTRDGTVLRGIGLESDAGFKNLEIKKQVRLKAVDVGE, encoded by the coding sequence ATGAAAAAGATAACGGCGGCGCTGGCGCTGGCTTTGATGCTGGTTTTGTTACCGGGCTGCGGAAGGGAAAAAAAGATAAAACCCAATCTGCCCCTGGGCGACAAAGCCGATTCTGTTCCGAATTTTGTAATGGAAAATTTCACGTTAAAGTCGGCAAGCAAGGGAGAAGTGAAATGGGAAGTAAACGCGAAAGGCGCGCAGATATTTGAACTTAAAAAGAAAGCTTACGCGCAGGGTTTTGTGATGAATTATCTGGATGAAGCAAACAGTAAAACGGTATTATACGGCGACCGCGCCATTATTAACACGGATACCAATTTTATGGAAATAACAGGAAATGTTAAAGCCGTATCCGGAGACGGAGCTGTTATTGAAACGCAGAAATTATTCTGGGATGACAGCCTTAAAAAAATGTATACGGAAGAAGCCGTTAAGGTTACAAGGGACGGCACGGTCTTAAGGGGAATAGGGCTTGAAAGCGACGCGGGTTTTAAGAATCTGGAGATAAAGAAACAGGTCAGGTTAAAAGCAGTGGATGTGGGAGAGTAA
- the lptB gene encoding LPS export ABC transporter ATP-binding protein, with amino-acid sequence MKHLKTEHLVKTYNKKRVVSDVCVDVKQGEIVGLLGPNGAGKTTTFYMVLGVIQPDAGGIFLDDKDGGRMNLTGMPMYKRALNGISYLSQEPSIFRRLTVEENIMSVLEFMDISKADKKHRLEQLLEEFKISHLAKQKAYTLSGGERRRTEIARSLVLAPSFILLDEPFVGIDPIAVFDIQNIIRELKKKNIGILITDHNVRETLSITDRAYILYEGKILLHGPAAQLAHDKKAREIYLGEKFTL; translated from the coding sequence GTGAAACACCTTAAAACAGAACACCTTGTAAAAACATACAATAAAAAACGCGTGGTAAGCGATGTATGCGTTGACGTAAAGCAGGGCGAAATAGTGGGGCTTTTAGGGCCTAACGGCGCCGGCAAAACCACAACTTTTTATATGGTTTTAGGTGTAATTCAGCCGGATGCCGGAGGGATTTTTCTGGATGACAAAGACGGCGGCAGAATGAATTTAACCGGAATGCCCATGTACAAAAGGGCGTTAAACGGCATAAGCTATCTTTCTCAGGAACCGTCTATTTTCAGGCGGCTTACAGTGGAAGAAAATATAATGTCCGTGCTTGAATTCATGGATATTTCCAAAGCGGATAAAAAGCACAGACTGGAACAGCTGCTTGAAGAATTTAAGATTTCACACCTTGCAAAGCAGAAGGCATACACGTTGTCCGGCGGGGAAAGAAGAAGGACGGAAATAGCCAGGTCGCTTGTCCTTGCGCCAAGTTTTATTCTTCTGGATGAACCGTTTGTGGGAATTGACCCCATAGCCGTATTTGATATTCAGAATATAATAAGGGAATTGAAAAAGAAAAATATTGGTATTTTAATTACCGATCACAATGTAAGGGAGACGCTGTCAATTACCGACAGGGCGTACATACTTTATGAAGGTAAAATACTGCTTCATGGGCCGGCGGCCCAGCTTGCACACGACAAAAAAGCCCGTGAGATTTATCTGGGTGAAAAGTTCACGCTATGA
- a CDS encoding SpoIID/LytB domain-containing protein, with translation MISVLLSLLILLSACVNLNADSMTDFYYGSNPEKTAAYYVIKSAENPSNRSNYYSLASVYKEYGENQKAVEAYLEILKLNPGEVRAHFELAKMYYFMGDAAKGEEMVNVLEQKQMANWEVFYWHGCMLLETGRYEEAKARFLQAIESNKYRNITYVKMAETCEKTGEIDKALEYYKEAINKDKIYTELNRRIAVLHEKKEEFISAYKYWNKVIDVDTKDKEAREKAQQYAQLVPSIKHMIDADKQKKKTGRDSYNPPEKRGIKGSESFKQVRVGIINGAETVSFKHGSDFIITGDDKEELFRGSRLIEYELSVEKKGIFISDSDGNSRTFIGKHADINANSVNATASFYNIAYGQGFYWAEKSDTTYRGGFGLVLRSDKINVINNINMEEYLYGVIAAEIPSDWPEEALKAQAVSARTYTLKHLNSHKKDGYDVCATQHCAVYKGVNGERERTIAAVDATRGEALYDPDDKLISTFFSNCCGGHTEDVYEVWGYKVSKSLKGVYDGDFNWKWKFPLSPFDLEEYVRSMPDVYCKAEGANETSFRWIRYLNAEDFQRYVAKRKDIGRIKKVEPLKRARGGALTRLRITGDKGSMEVKFDPIRTVMGKIRSNVIKWEYALDEEGYIRYIYIYGAGWGHSVGMCQRGLRGMSLKGKKYKEILRHYYRGSVIKKLYGE, from the coding sequence ATGATAAGTGTTTTATTATCGCTGCTTATTTTATTATCCGCGTGCGTAAATTTAAACGCGGATAGCATGACGGATTTTTATTACGGGTCAAATCCGGAAAAGACAGCGGCGTATTACGTAATAAAATCGGCTGAGAACCCGTCTAACAGGTCAAATTATTATTCGCTTGCGTCTGTATATAAAGAATACGGCGAGAATCAGAAGGCGGTTGAAGCATATCTTGAAATTCTTAAATTAAATCCGGGTGAAGTCCGCGCGCACTTTGAACTTGCCAAAATGTATTACTTTATGGGCGACGCCGCAAAAGGCGAAGAAATGGTTAATGTCCTGGAACAAAAGCAGATGGCCAATTGGGAAGTGTTTTACTGGCACGGCTGCATGCTTTTAGAAACCGGAAGATACGAAGAGGCAAAAGCAAGGTTTCTGCAGGCGATAGAGTCAAATAAATACAGGAATATCACCTATGTCAAAATGGCTGAAACCTGCGAGAAAACGGGTGAAATTGACAAGGCGCTGGAGTATTACAAAGAAGCCATAAATAAAGATAAAATATATACAGAACTTAACCGGCGAATAGCGGTGCTGCATGAAAAAAAGGAAGAATTTATAAGCGCTTATAAATACTGGAACAAGGTTATTGATGTGGATACAAAAGATAAGGAAGCCCGGGAAAAAGCGCAGCAGTACGCGCAGCTGGTGCCTTCCATAAAACATATGATTGATGCTGATAAACAGAAAAAAAAGACGGGGCGGGACTCATATAACCCTCCGGAAAAGCGGGGGATTAAAGGTTCTGAAAGTTTTAAACAGGTGCGGGTGGGTATAATTAACGGGGCCGAAACTGTGAGTTTTAAACACGGTTCTGATTTTATAATAACGGGGGATGACAAAGAAGAACTTTTCAGGGGAAGCAGGCTTATTGAATACGAGTTATCCGTTGAGAAAAAAGGCATATTCATATCTGATTCGGACGGAAATTCAAGAACATTTATAGGCAAGCACGCCGATATAAACGCGAACAGCGTGAATGCCACCGCGTCTTTTTATAATATCGCTTACGGGCAGGGATTCTATTGGGCGGAAAAATCCGATACCACTTACAGGGGCGGCTTTGGGCTGGTGCTAAGGTCTGATAAAATTAATGTAATAAATAATATAAATATGGAAGAGTATCTGTACGGCGTGATAGCGGCGGAAATACCTTCAGACTGGCCGGAAGAAGCGCTTAAAGCGCAGGCGGTATCCGCCAGAACGTATACTTTAAAACATTTAAACAGCCATAAAAAAGACGGTTATGATGTGTGCGCCACCCAGCATTGCGCGGTTTATAAAGGCGTTAACGGTGAAAGAGAAAGGACTATTGCCGCCGTTGATGCGACGCGCGGCGAGGCGCTGTACGACCCTGATGATAAACTGATAAGCACTTTTTTTTCAAACTGCTGCGGCGGGCACACCGAAGATGTCTATGAAGTGTGGGGGTATAAAGTGTCAAAAAGTTTAAAAGGCGTTTATGACGGGGATTTTAACTGGAAATGGAAATTTCCGCTTTCTCCTTTTGACCTTGAAGAATATGTAAGAAGCATGCCTGATGTTTACTGTAAGGCTGAAGGCGCGAATGAAACAAGTTTCAGATGGATAAGGTACTTAAACGCGGAAGATTTTCAGCGATACGTTGCCAAAAGAAAAGACATAGGCAGGATAAAAAAAGTGGAGCCGTTAAAAAGGGCGCGCGGCGGCGCGTTGACCCGCCTTAGAATTACCGGGGATAAAGGCAGTATGGAAGTGAAGTTTGACCCAATACGCACCGTTATGGGCAAAATAAGGTCAAATGTGATAAAATGGGAATATGCGCTGGATGAAGAAGGCTATATAAGGTATATATATATTTACGGCGCGGGCTGGGGCCATTCGGTCGGGATGTGCCAGCGCGGTTTAAGAGGCATGTCATTGAAAGGCAAAAAGTATAAGGAAATTTTAAGGCATTATTACAGGGGTTCGGTAATTAAAAAACTGTATGGAGAGTAA
- a CDS encoding class I mannose-6-phosphate isomerase, giving the protein MYPIKVKPIYKDMIWGGKTLKDFMKAPDARIGEAWFFASTDDVSSVITNGKYKGEKLTDTVKEHGKELLGPAINKKYGGRFPLLFKFIDTAHKLSVQIHPDDNMARKKGLSCGKTEMWLIIGGRKGGVIQLGFKKNYSKEKIKNAALNGDIPEMLREYTVKPGDCFLIPAGTVHAIGAGLLIFEVQQNSDITYRLFDWGRLEKGKPRQLNIEEALMSFKYGLEKALKGSKFKARGGMYVRKLLGCCYFQSSEVKTSAKLSYMEKGGKPVVAAVIEGEMRVEGGYVFKRGEVVFLPYSYRNYIIKFSKGARIIFTEVK; this is encoded by the coding sequence ATGTACCCTATAAAAGTTAAGCCGATTTATAAGGATATGATTTGGGGCGGGAAAACACTTAAGGATTTTATGAAGGCGCCTGACGCAAGGATAGGCGAAGCCTGGTTTTTTGCTTCAACCGATGATGTGTCATCCGTTATAACCAACGGAAAATATAAAGGCGAAAAACTGACTGACACCGTAAAAGAACACGGCAAAGAACTGCTTGGGCCGGCGATAAATAAAAAATACGGCGGCAGGTTTCCTCTTTTATTTAAATTTATAGATACCGCCCACAAACTTTCGGTGCAGATACATCCTGATGATAATATGGCGCGCAAAAAAGGCCTTAGCTGCGGTAAGACAGAGATGTGGCTAATAATAGGGGGGCGTAAGGGCGGGGTTATTCAACTGGGATTTAAAAAGAATTACTCAAAAGAAAAAATAAAAAACGCGGCTTTAAACGGCGATATTCCGGAGATGCTGCGTGAATACACCGTAAAACCCGGAGATTGTTTTTTAATACCGGCAGGCACTGTGCACGCAATAGGCGCGGGGCTGTTAATTTTTGAAGTGCAGCAGAACTCTGATATAACATACAGGCTTTTTGACTGGGGCAGGCTGGAAAAAGGAAAGCCAAGGCAGCTTAATATTGAAGAGGCGCTGATGTCATTTAAATACGGCCTTGAAAAAGCGTTAAAAGGCAGTAAATTTAAGGCGCGCGGCGGAATGTACGTAAGAAAACTTCTTGGATGCTGTTATTTTCAGTCTTCAGAAGTGAAAACTTCGGCGAAATTGTCATACATGGAAAAAGGCGGAAAGCCGGTTGTGGCTGCCGTGATAGAAGGGGAAATGCGCGTTGAAGGCGGTTATGTTTTTAAAAGGGGGGAAGTTGTTTTTCTGCCGTATTCTTACCGTAATTATATTATTAAATTCAGCAAAGGGGCGCGGATAATATTTACGGAGGTGAAATAA
- the clpB gene encoding ATP-dependent chaperone ClpB: MDFEKLTVKAQEALRQAHSIASEYANQQLMPEHILKAMLSDESGAASQVLKKTGADFNKVLAGVETAINKLPKVSGISEVYMSKETGAMASSAVKKAAEFKDEYVNTEHFLLAMADDKKSAAGNVLVNNGAAYDVLLKAMRDVRGGQRVTDRNPEDKYRALSKYGTDLVAAAAAGKIDPVIGRDAEIRRVMQVLSRRTKNNPVLIGEAGVGKTAVAEGVAVRVMKGDCPDNLKDKRVIALDISAMVAGAKFRGEFEERLKAVLKEIKDAGGNIILFIDEIHTLVGAGKTEGAMDAANILKPSLSRGELRAIGATTLDEYRKYIEKDPALERRFQPVMVNEPSVDDTISILRGLKEKYEVHHGVRIKDAAVVAAANLSNRYIQGRFLPDKAIDLMDEAASKIKMEIDSMPAEMDSIERRLRRLEIEKEAVKKESGEKETAAKLKELTADIEDLKEKKNAFGARWGREKEVIEKMRAAKKNIEIKKQEEEKFEREGNLEAVARIRYGELAQLDKEIKGLENELAKLTKEGTLLKEEVDEEDVAAVVSQWTGISVSKMLEGEAGKLMKMEDNIKQSLVGQDGAVEAVANAIRRARAGISEEARPMGTFLFLGPTGVGKTELARSLSRFLFDDEKAMIRIDMSEYMEKHEVSRLIGAPPGYVGYEEGGQLTEAVRRKPYSVILFDEVEKAHSDVFDILLQVLDDGRLTDGQGRVVDFKNSVIIMTSNIGSEKISSSGDNDSIKKEVLEEVRRRFKPEFINRLDEIIVFNRLSKENIYGIVRIQADELKKRLKDKGIMLEIDENAVKLIADEGFDEVYGARPLKRIIRSRIENELAKLIISGSLTEGKTIVVEVKDGFLVSKIK; the protein is encoded by the coding sequence ATTGATTTTGAAAAACTTACTGTAAAAGCGCAGGAAGCTTTAAGGCAGGCGCATTCAATTGCGTCAGAGTACGCCAACCAGCAGCTTATGCCGGAACATATTCTTAAAGCCATGCTTTCGGATGAAAGCGGCGCGGCATCACAGGTACTTAAAAAAACCGGTGCGGATTTCAACAAAGTACTTGCCGGTGTTGAAACGGCCATAAATAAACTTCCAAAAGTCAGCGGTATCTCGGAAGTTTATATGTCAAAAGAAACCGGCGCAATGGCGTCATCAGCCGTAAAAAAAGCAGCGGAATTCAAGGATGAATATGTCAATACGGAACATTTTCTTCTTGCAATGGCGGACGATAAAAAGTCGGCGGCAGGAAATGTGCTTGTAAATAACGGGGCGGCTTATGATGTGCTGCTAAAAGCCATGCGTGATGTGCGCGGCGGGCAAAGAGTGACAGACCGGAATCCCGAAGATAAATACAGGGCATTATCCAAATATGGCACAGACCTTGTGGCAGCTGCTGCCGCCGGAAAGATTGACCCGGTTATTGGCAGGGACGCGGAAATAAGAAGGGTTATGCAGGTGCTGTCAAGGCGCACGAAAAATAATCCGGTGCTTATAGGCGAAGCGGGAGTCGGCAAGACCGCGGTTGCCGAAGGCGTGGCGGTGCGCGTAATGAAAGGCGACTGTCCTGATAATTTAAAAGACAAGCGCGTTATAGCGCTTGATATAAGCGCAATGGTGGCAGGCGCGAAGTTCAGGGGCGAATTTGAAGAACGGTTAAAAGCCGTGTTAAAAGAGATTAAGGATGCGGGCGGAAATATTATACTTTTTATAGATGAAATTCACACGCTGGTAGGCGCGGGAAAAACCGAAGGCGCGATGGATGCCGCCAACATATTAAAACCTTCATTATCACGCGGGGAATTAAGGGCGATTGGGGCAACCACGCTTGACGAATACCGCAAGTATATAGAAAAAGACCCCGCGCTGGAGCGCAGGTTTCAGCCTGTAATGGTAAACGAACCATCGGTGGATGATACCATTTCTATTTTAAGGGGCTTAAAAGAAAAATATGAAGTGCATCACGGCGTAAGGATAAAGGACGCGGCTGTTGTTGCCGCGGCAAACCTTTCAAACAGGTATATTCAGGGAAGGTTTCTTCCGGATAAGGCCATAGATTTAATGGATGAAGCCGCGTCAAAAATAAAAATGGAAATTGACAGCATGCCGGCGGAAATGGATTCTATAGAACGCAGGTTAAGGCGGCTTGAAATTGAAAAAGAAGCGGTAAAAAAAGAATCAGGAGAAAAGGAAACAGCCGCAAAACTGAAAGAACTTACGGCTGATATAGAAGATTTGAAGGAGAAAAAGAACGCTTTTGGCGCGCGGTGGGGCAGGGAAAAAGAAGTGATAGAGAAAATGCGCGCCGCGAAGAAAAATATAGAAATAAAAAAACAGGAAGAGGAAAAGTTTGAACGCGAAGGAAACCTTGAAGCAGTGGCCAGGATAAGGTACGGTGAACTTGCGCAGCTGGATAAAGAAATAAAAGGCCTTGAAAATGAACTTGCAAAGTTAACCAAAGAAGGAACCCTGTTAAAGGAAGAAGTTGATGAAGAAGATGTGGCGGCAGTGGTTTCGCAGTGGACAGGAATCTCGGTATCTAAAATGCTTGAAGGCGAAGCCGGTAAGCTAATGAAGATGGAAGATAATATAAAACAGAGCCTTGTAGGGCAGGACGGCGCCGTGGAAGCCGTGGCTAATGCCATAAGGCGCGCGCGCGCGGGAATATCCGAAGAGGCGCGCCCTATGGGAACTTTTTTATTTCTTGGGCCAACCGGGGTGGGCAAGACAGAGCTTGCGCGCTCGCTGTCGCGCTTTCTGTTTGACGATGAAAAAGCGATGATAAGAATAGATATGTCAGAGTACATGGAGAAACACGAAGTGTCGCGCCTTATAGGCGCCCCGCCCGGGTATGTGGGATATGAAGAAGGCGGGCAGCTTACAGAAGCGGTAAGAAGAAAACCTTATTCGGTCATACTTTTTGATGAAGTGGAAAAAGCCCATTCGGACGTATTTGATATTCTGCTGCAGGTGCTGGATGACGGAAGGTTAACTGACGGGCAGGGAAGGGTGGTGGATTTTAAAAATTCGGTTATAATCATGACTTCCAATATAGGCAGCGAAAAAATATCATCATCCGGCGATAATGACAGTATTAAAAAAGAGGTGCTTGAAGAAGTCAGGCGCCGGTTTAAGCCTGAATTTATAAACAGGCTTGACGAAATAATTGTGTTTAACAGGTTATCAAAAGAAAACATTTATGGAATAGTGAGGATACAGGCAGATGAACTTAAGAAGAGGCTGAAAGATAAAGGAATAATGCTTGAAATTGATGAAAATGCGGTTAAACTGATAGCGGATGAAGGTTTTGACGAAGTTTACGGAGCAAGGCCGTTAAAGCGTATTATCAGGTCAAGGATAGAAAACGAACTGGCAAAACTGATAATTTCGGGAAGCCTTACAGAAGGAAAAACGATAGTTGTGGAAGTAAAAGACGGTTTTTTAGTTTCAAAGATTAAATAG